Part of the Arthrobacter sp. MMS18-M83 genome is shown below.
CCGCCGGGGCTTCTATGCGAGCTTCGCCCTTCAGGGCACCCAGGCCGGACAGATTATCGCGGCCGCGGTCTTCCTTCCACTCTCTGCCATGCTCTCTGATGAATCGTTCAAATCCTGGGGCTGGCGCATTCCCTTCCTCCTCAGCGCCCTCGTAGTGTTCGCCGGGTACATGATCCGTCGCCGGGTCGAAGAGACCCCCGTCTTCGTCGAGGAAAAAGCCCACCAGGAGATAGCGAAGGCACCAATCGTCCGCGTACTGCGGGAAAGCGGGCTCAACGTGGTGCGGGCGGTCTGCATGACCCTGGTCAACGTGGTCGGCGTCACCGTTGCAGTCTTCGGGGCGGCGTACGCCACCCAACCGGGTTACGGCGTCGGCATGAGCACGAGCGTCTATCTCTGGATCCCAGTCCTGGCCAACGTCGTCGCACTGGCCCTTATCCCGTTGTTTGGAGACCTGTCGGACCGCTTCGGCCGCCGGCCGCTGATGATCTTCGGTTCGCTGAGCTCGGGCGTGCTTGCTTACGCCTACCTGTTCGCCGTCAGTCAGAACAACGTCGTCCTCACCATCGTTCTCTCGATCCTCATGTGGGGAACCCTCTACCAAGTCTGGAATGCAACATTCGCCAGCTTCTTCCAGGAGCTCTTCCCTTCCCGCACCCGCGTCACCGGATTCGCCATCTCACAGAACATCGGCCTCGTTATCACCGCATTCCTGCCGAGTATCTTCACAGCGATCGCCCCGCCGGGGTCCTCGAATGTACCGCTCGTCATCGGCTCCATCTGCTTCGGAATCACGATCATCGGAGCTGCTGCCGCCTGGTCCGCTCGGGAAACGTACCGCATCCCCCTCAATCAGCTGGGCACCCCGGACGCGACGCCGGTTCCCCGCGAGGAATACCGCCAGCTCCGAGCCGGCACCCGGTGACTTGAGCGATTATGAATGATTCGCGGTCCTTTGAATGAAACGATTCACAGAAGAGGAGAATCCACATGCGCGTCTGCTTCCGTTCCTCGGTCAAACCCAGCCAGATTCCCGAATATCGACGTCGGCACGCTGCAGTGTGGCCGGAGATGCTCCGGGAACTCAAGGCAGCCGGCTGGAATAACTACTCGCTGTTTCTCGCCGACGACGGGCTGCTGGTGGGGTACGTGGAATGCGACGATTTCGACGCTGCACGTGCCCGCATGGCCCTGACCGATGTGAATGCCCGCTGGCAGGCGGAAATGGCACTGCTGTTCGAAGACGACGCCCAGTCACCCGACCAGGGATTCGTCCAACTCACGGAAATCTTCAATCTGGAGGACCAGTTGTCCGGGGGCTGAGGCTTCAGGCACAGACCGGGGCTTGTTTCCCGCCGCCGCGCTTCAAGCTCCGGCCTGGAAAACAAGCCCCGGAATGGCGACCCCGAGCCCCGGACCGAAAACCATGCCCGAAGCCCCGCAGCCCGAGCCCCGTCAAACGATCGCGGAAACCCCAGTGACGGCACGGCCCACAATGAGCGAGTTGATCTCGAACGATCCCTCGTAGGTGTAGATCGCTTCGGCATCGGCAAAGATCTTGGCCATCTTGTAATCG
Proteins encoded:
- a CDS encoding MFS transporter, translated to MKIDASTQQSSAGPRPSSTSKKAAASGWIGSALEYYDWFIYAQAAALVFPGVFFPAGNPTVALIASLGTYAVGYVARPIGAFVLGQWGDKHGRKNVLVLAMLMMGASTFAVALLPTYGQVGLLAPVLLVAVRLIQGFAVAGELSGASAMIVEHAPFGRRGFYASFALQGTQAGQIIAAAVFLPLSAMLSDESFKSWGWRIPFLLSALVVFAGYMIRRRVEETPVFVEEKAHQEIAKAPIVRVLRESGLNVVRAVCMTLVNVVGVTVAVFGAAYATQPGYGVGMSTSVYLWIPVLANVVALALIPLFGDLSDRFGRRPLMIFGSLSSGVLAYAYLFAVSQNNVVLTIVLSILMWGTLYQVWNATFASFFQELFPSRTRVTGFAISQNIGLVITAFLPSIFTAIAPPGSSNVPLVIGSICFGITIIGAAAAWSARETYRIPLNQLGTPDATPVPREEYRQLRAGTR
- a CDS encoding L-rhamnose mutarotase, producing MRVCFRSSVKPSQIPEYRRRHAAVWPEMLRELKAAGWNNYSLFLADDGLLVGYVECDDFDAARARMALTDVNARWQAEMALLFEDDAQSPDQGFVQLTEIFNLEDQLSGG